CCATCCCAACGAACCACCACTCCCTGCACTGCCGCCGGCACCACCCGCTCCGCCGCCGCCACCACCACCGCCGCCAGGTCCGGCAGTGGAACCCACCGCGGAAACATCGAATGTTGCCGTCGACGGAATGAAGGCATCGTTGCCAACCACGAGCGATGCGGGCTTGCTGCCCACTACGGTGATCTTGTCCCCAGCGCCGACATTCAGATCGCCCTGCACATAGAAGTATGCGATGCCGCCGACCGTCGCCGCTTTGAAGGGGACGCCGTACAACTTTGTCGCCGACGAATCATCACCCGTGATCTTGAGTGTGTCAGTGTTGATGACCACATTGGCCAGCAGGGTGCGCTCTTCTAAGGCTTCGAACAGCGCGCGGCGGCGCTGAGAGGGCGATGGAACTGCGGTTCGATTCTGCGAGCGCCGACTGCGGGTAGATTGGCAAGCTCCCGAATCTAAACGAGATGGCATCAATCGATCCTTAAGAAGCACAGGGTGTAAACGCCAGAGGAGCAACTTCTTGTCGCCCCTAGCGACGGCCCGCCGGTCGCGCGGACCTCGCTGTACGGCTTAAGAAAAGGTCAGGCAGGTGATGCCAATTGGAGGGGAATGCTTACTGTATTCGGTATTTGGCGGTTGTCTACGCGAGTGTGCTTAGGTTGACCAAAGCGAGTTAACTCACTGCACCTTCTTGATTTGCAGTGACTTCGGCGATAACCCATTCAGGGTCTTGATATTCGGGCACGAACGAAAAAATCGCCGCCGAATGAAATCGCCAAATTCATGTAAAGTAGATTCTGCTTTTTTCTTAAAAGTCCGGACTGCATAGCTAGGATAGTCGCCAACTTAGAAGTGGCTAGCCTGCTCCTGGGGCGCGCGAGTATTTGCGGACATTCCAACGTCTTATTCTGAGCTGCGGTTTCTGAACCGCTCGGTGCGTGGGCCGACACCGACGACCTGAATCCCAACGCTGCCGGACGAGGCTTGCACCATGGCAAGACCGGTTACGCCGAACGCGGCAAGCGATTCGCAGCGCAGGCCATCGACCTTCTTCGCAAGCATGAAGCGGCGAAGTAAACAACGTCCGGTCCCGAACTGCTGCTTTACGGGAGGATTACGGATAATCCTTTCCATCAAAGCTCGCTCGCACTGAAGTGCGCCATTCATCGAGCGCCTTTCGCATTCGGATGACGTCGTCCGGCCGCTTTGCGGCGAGATCGTTCTTGAAAGACGGGTCCGCGTAGATGTCGTAGAGCGCGAGTCGCTCCGGCTGGTTGTCGATGGCAGGGTGACTGATCAGGCGGAGTGATCCGTCAATCCACACGCCCTCGGTGTCGCCGATGAAATCGACAGCTTCGAGTTGCTTCTGAGTGATTTTGTCCCGCCGCAACATGAAGCCCATCGGCTTGGGGCGTTCGGTCATCTTGCCGCCGAGCAATGGCAGCAAGCTGACGCCGTCGACCGGTGGTTGCTTGGGCATCGTGACGCCGATGACTTCGAGCAGGGTCGGATAGATGTCGATGTGGCCGCAGGGCATTGATGTCTGTTGCGGCTTCACGCGCCCCGGCCATTCCAACAAGGCGACCGTTCGTGCGCCGATGGTTGATTTGCCTCTGCCGCTCGGCTCCTTCGATTGCGACGTGATGCCGCCATTGTCACTCGTGAACCAGACAAGCGTGTTCTCTGCCACACGCAGTTTTTTCAACTCTGCGTGCAGGTTGCCGACAGCGGCATCCAGGCCAGAGACTTCACCGAGGAAATCGCTCCGCTTCTCGGGCAGATCCTTATAAAGTGCCTTGAATTCCTCGGCGGCAACGTGCGGCTCGTGCGGCGAACCAAAACAAACCTGCACGAAGAACGGCTGCTGCGCTGCAGCCTGCTTGCGGACGAAGTCCAGCGCAAGATCCATGACCGCGACTGATGTGTCACCCTTGAGCGGGATCATTTCCTTCGTGTCGCCCACCTTAAGACTCTCGCCCAGGTCGAAGGAACTCAGCTTCCAGATCGCTTCGTCGAAACCCATCTTCACCGGGGTGGTGTGGGTGCGCCCGAGGTGCCATTTGCCAAAGTGGGCCGTGTGATAACCAACCGTCTTGAGTGCCTTGGCGATGGTGATTTCTTCCTGGCGCATCGAGCCAAGACCATCCAAGCCGGTGCGAAACGGTGCCCGTCCAGTGAGGATCGCGAACCGGCCGGGCGAGCAGATGTGCTGGCCTGCGTAGAAATAATCGAAACGCACGCCGCGTTTTGCCATCGCATCAAGGTTGGGAGTCTTGATGTCAGGATTGCCGCTATAGCCCGTGTCGCGCCAGCCCATATCATCCGCCACGACCAAAACTACATTTGGACGGTCGGCCGCCGGCCCTTGAGCCGCAGCGAACAAAACCTGCACGAGTGTAAACAGGGCGAAGAAAGACTTGTTCATGCGGTCAATCGTATCAGTTGCACTTAGCAGTGACATCACAATTGGTGCCAATTCATTGGCCGCAATTGCGACATGTTTGATTCAAACCGATTTAAGCATCTGTAGCGGCCTGCACACGCTCCGCCCGCCACAAAACTCTGGCAGCGGGGGGCGATCTCGATCTGGCGATAGCGCCAAGTCTAACTCCAGCCTTACGCAGCCACGAGAACAGCAAGGTCACGAGTGGTAGAGGCTTGCTAGCCCGCGGGCCCGGAGCCCATGCGAGTTTTTCGGCTTGGGCGCGGAGGGGTTCGTCGGGATCCGTGGGGAAGATCCGCAGCACCGTGGTGGCGGCGGTCGCCAGACGGGCGAGCCATTTGGAGAGGCCGGGCGCCGCGTACAGTGGCGATCTTCATCCCACCAGCGGTCTTTGGCGAAGAAGACGCAGTTTTCGATCTGCCAGTGATTACGAATGTGGGCCAGCAGTTCCTCGGCCCGGAGCTGACCGGGATCGATGCTAGTCAAGAAGTGACGCGCGTCGTGCAAGCGCACGGTGCCATCGTCGGCCGTGATGTCGCGATCGAATGCCGAACACCACGCGGCTTCCGCGGCTCTTCCACCTGAGCAAACACCCGAACCAATGACTCCATCGCAACCATGGGCGACCTCCTTGCAGACTGGGCACACTAGCTGTGTGTAGATTGGAACCATGAGCACTTCACAAACGCCGGCTATCTGCTTCGACTTGCAGTCACGCGAACTGAAAGAGAATCCATTTCCGATCCTTACGCGTATGAGGGAGGCTGGGCCGCTAGTTCGAGTGCGGATGCCTCTCTTCGGAAAGGTCTGGTTGGCAACGACTTTTGATGCCGTGAATGATTTGCTGCGAGACCACGATCGTTTTGTGCAGAATCCGGTAGCAGCGGGAAATCGATGGATGGCTCGAGTCATTTACTGGCTCCCGCGGTCACTGCGGCCACTGGCGAGTAACATGCTGCTCCGTGACCCTCCGGATCATCGGCGACTAAGAAGTCTGGTGGATCAAGCTTTTCTGCGGCAAAGTGTCGAAGCACTTCGCCCACGGATGGAAGTATTAGCCGACGAAGCACTTGATAGTCTCGCTGCGCAGGCGAGGCGCTCTCCTGGCGGTATTGACTTGGTTACGCACTTTGCACGTCCTTTCCCTCTCGCGGTAATCTGCGAACTATTAGGCCTGCCTCCCGAGGATCGGCCGAACTTCACTCGTTGGGCCGCGGGATTTGGCTCGGCGAGTTCGCTTATAGGCATCGTGTGGGGATTGCGGGGAATTAGCAAGTTGATGCGCTACATCTCGACAGAGATTCAGCGGCAGGCGACTCGTCCCAGAGATGGATTGCTGGCGGCCCTAATTCAAGCCGAAGATGCAGGTGATCGGCTCAGCGAAGATGAGTTATTGGCAATGATTTTTTTGATCCTCGCCGCCGGCCACGAAACGACACTACATCAGATTGCCGGCAGCGTACTGACGTTGCTCGATCACCCGGACCAGTTAGGTGAACTAAAGGCAGATTGGGGTATCGCGGACGCGGCAACGCAGGAACTTTTGCGTTTCATCTCCTTCGCTCAAGTATCGAAGCCTCGTTACGCTCGCGACAACACGGAGTTCTATGGACAGTCGATTCGCCGGGGTGAAATGGTTTTCGGATGTCTGGCGTCGGCCAACTGTGATCCCAGTGCATTCACGAACCCACACCTTTTAGATCTCCATCGCCGCGCAAATCGCCACATTGCCTTCGGCACTGGAATTCATGTTTGCCTGGGGGCAAAGCTCGCCCGCGTCGAAATTGCAATCGCCCTGGAACGCCTCTTCACCCGTCATCCTGAGATTCGACTGGCTGTACCCCGCTCGCAAATCAAGTACTTGCGTCGACCTGGTACTCGTGGACTCGCAGCATTGCCAGTCAAATGGTAATCCGTAGTCTAACCGGTGCCCCCAGATCCTCCAGTAGCAACGCAATGGGAGCACCTGTTTACTTATGATCCTGTCTCAATCTTTTTCTCCGGGTGAGCACGATGAGCGCCGTGATTGTGTTGTTACTGGGCTTGGCGATCGTCATCGGTGGTGTCTTGGCGTTACGACTTCACGCCTTTGTCGCCCTGATTCTGGCGGCGCTCGCTGTTGCCAGTTTGACGCCTACTGCTGCATTCGTACGGCAGTCGCTGCTCGACCGAGCAAAGAAGCTCGATGTGCGAATCGAATCTGCCGAGACTACCGAAGGTGTTGTGCAACTATCGGCGCCAAGCCATATGAAACTCGATGCAGATACTGAGTGGATTGTCATTCGTGCGGGACGTGACCCTTGGAAGTTCACGCAACTCGGCAAACTAGTGCCTAACGAAAATAGTGCTCCGACCTTGGATCATGCCCGTCGCCAACTTTTTCAGGCGCGGTTTGCAGCAAGCGGAGCAATACCGCCACTCAACTCGGGAGGCCTGATGGACTTTCCGACCGTCGCCGACGTAGTGGTCACTACGCCCATCTTGCAAGCCGCTACTGCTGACGCAGCTAAGATCTCACCGCCGGATCAAGTCGCAGCAGGGTTTGGTAGCACTGCTGCGGGCATCGGCATCTTAATCGCGTTCGCTTCGATCGTTGGAAAGTGCCTGCTTGATAGTGGGGCCGCGGACCGCGTGGTTCGCTCTGCATTGAAGATTACGGGCGAGTCCGGCGCTCCGGCGGCGTTTGTGGGCAGTGGATTTCTGCTTGGAATTCCGGTCTTTTTCGACACCGTCTTTTATTTGATGTTGCCACTCGGCAAAGCCCTCTGCCTGCGAACTGGCAAAAACTACTTATTCTATGTATTGACCATCGTGGCCGGTGCAACGATGGCGCACTCGCTCGTTCCGCCAACCCCCGGTCCGCTTCTGGTGGCGGCGGAATTGCACGTAAATATGGGTCTGATGATGGTGGTGGGGACACTGGTCGGCGGGGGAGCAGTGATGGCTGGCTACTTCTTTTCAGCAGCACTCAACCGACGTTTTGAACTGCCGCTGCGCAATTTGAGTACGTCACCGCAAGAGTCAACCCAGAGTACTGAGTTGCCCGAGGCGAGCCTTCCGCCGCTTTGGCTCTCGCTCCTTCCGCTTCTGCTGCCAGTCTTTCTGATTGGCGGTGCGGAACTGTTTGCCGTTTGGCTGCGAACCAGGAGCGACTCGTCGCCTCAAATTCCCGCTGGATTGCTGCGAGCTATCTCGCTGCTAGGTGACAAGAACGTTGCCCTGATTATCGCAGCGGCAATCGCTGTGGCCACACTGGTGTGGATGCGACGCATCAGTCGCAAGGAGTTAGCAAGATCCTTGCAAGATGCTTTGGCTGGAGCAGGAGTAATCATTCTGATCACTTCAGCCGGCGGCGCGTTTGGCAAGGTGATGCAGCAGACCGGTGTCGCGTCACTCATTAGCGATCTTCCCGTGCATTCGACACCGGCTATTTTGACGATGGCGTTTCTGGTAACAGCAGCAGTCCGCACGGCGCAGGGGTCCGCGACCGTCGCTATGATCACGGCCGTTGGCATCCTGGCGCCGCTTGCCAACGCTGGGCAATTGAACTTTCATCCTGTTTGGCTGGCAATGGCCATCGGCTGTGGCAGTAAGCCACTCGCCTGGATGAACGACAGCGGGTTTTGGGTCATCACACAGATGAGCGGCATGACCGAAGCTGAAGGACTGAAATATATCACGACGCTGTTGCTCGTTATGAGCATCGTCGGTTTAGCGCTGACCATTGCCGGTGCCATCCTGGTGCCCCTGCGATAGAATTCCGGCAGCAG
Above is a window of Anatilimnocola aggregata DNA encoding:
- a CDS encoding cytochrome P450, producing MARVIYWLPRSLRPLASNMLLRDPPDHRRLRSLVDQAFLRQSVEALRPRMEVLADEALDSLAAQARRSPGGIDLVTHFARPFPLAVICELLGLPPEDRPNFTRWAAGFGSASSLIGIVWGLRGISKLMRYISTEIQRQATRPRDGLLAALIQAEDAGDRLSEDELLAMIFLILAAGHETTLHQIAGSVLTLLDHPDQLGELKADWGIADAATQELLRFISFAQVSKPRYARDNTEFYGQSIRRGEMVFGCLASANCDPSAFTNPHLLDLHRRANRHIAFGTGIHVCLGAKLARVEIAIALERLFTRHPEIRLAVPRSQIKYLRRPGTRGLAALPVKW
- a CDS encoding sulfatase family protein — its product is MNKSFFALFTLVQVLFAAAQGPAADRPNVVLVVADDMGWRDTGYSGNPDIKTPNLDAMAKRGVRFDYFYAGQHICSPGRFAILTGRAPFRTGLDGLGSMRQEEITIAKALKTVGYHTAHFGKWHLGRTHTTPVKMGFDEAIWKLSSFDLGESLKVGDTKEMIPLKGDTSVAVMDLALDFVRKQAAAQQPFFVQVCFGSPHEPHVAAEEFKALYKDLPEKRSDFLGEVSGLDAAVGNLHAELKKLRVAENTLVWFTSDNGGITSQSKEPSGRGKSTIGARTVALLEWPGRVKPQQTSMPCGHIDIYPTLLEVIGVTMPKQPPVDGVSLLPLLGGKMTERPKPMGFMLRRDKITQKQLEAVDFIGDTEGVWIDGSLRLISHPAIDNQPERLALYDIYADPSFKNDLAAKRPDDVIRMRKALDEWRTSVRASFDGKDYP
- a CDS encoding GntP family permease, whose protein sequence is MSAVIVLLLGLAIVIGGVLALRLHAFVALILAALAVASLTPTAAFVRQSLLDRAKKLDVRIESAETTEGVVQLSAPSHMKLDADTEWIVIRAGRDPWKFTQLGKLVPNENSAPTLDHARRQLFQARFAASGAIPPLNSGGLMDFPTVADVVVTTPILQAATADAAKISPPDQVAAGFGSTAAGIGILIAFASIVGKCLLDSGAADRVVRSALKITGESGAPAAFVGSGFLLGIPVFFDTVFYLMLPLGKALCLRTGKNYLFYVLTIVAGATMAHSLVPPTPGPLLVAAELHVNMGLMMVVGTLVGGGAVMAGYFFSAALNRRFELPLRNLSTSPQESTQSTELPEASLPPLWLSLLPLLLPVFLIGGAELFAVWLRTRSDSSPQIPAGLLRAISLLGDKNVALIIAAAIAVATLVWMRRISRKELARSLQDALAGAGVIILITSAGGAFGKVMQQTGVASLISDLPVHSTPAILTMAFLVTAAVRTAQGSATVAMITAVGILAPLANAGQLNFHPVWLAMAIGCGSKPLAWMNDSGFWVITQMSGMTEAEGLKYITTLLLVMSIVGLALTIAGAILVPLR